From Pseudomonas fluorescens, one genomic window encodes:
- a CDS encoding amidohydrolase family protein yields MIIDTHLHPTNLVDEAWRHTGEPFTGERMLKLMDGPYMINGKPRRIDMGFIQPPPGNTGYRDGNRRGREGVRDYMSYISELCVKYPDRFIGNFNFNPRWGPENGAAELEFHIKEYGFKMLKLHANMHGYRPDRALDWLRPAMKVCAKYNIVVLIHTGDGPYTIPTMFYPIIREFPMVNFIIGHFGIQTGGNYSFEAFWMAMDTPNVYCESGWCFQSRIVEFAKELPRNKIVFGTDSPPNEPGMWLRELEVLCSPAPQGLGIDEDHLEDYLGNNIARLCGIEPTPPPKDLIEADIRLTTTYL; encoded by the coding sequence ATGATTATCGACACCCATCTGCACCCCACCAACCTGGTCGACGAGGCCTGGCGCCACACCGGCGAACCCTTCACCGGCGAGCGCATGCTCAAGCTGATGGACGGCCCCTACATGATCAACGGCAAGCCACGCCGGATCGACATGGGTTTCATCCAGCCGCCACCGGGCAACACCGGCTACCGTGACGGCAACCGCCGCGGCCGCGAAGGCGTGCGCGACTACATGTCGTACATTTCCGAACTGTGCGTGAAGTACCCGGATCGCTTCATCGGCAACTTCAACTTCAACCCGCGCTGGGGACCGGAAAACGGTGCGGCGGAGCTGGAGTTCCACATCAAGGAATACGGTTTCAAGATGCTCAAGCTGCACGCCAACATGCACGGCTACCGCCCGGACCGCGCGCTGGATTGGCTGCGCCCGGCCATGAAAGTCTGCGCCAAGTACAACATCGTGGTGCTGATCCACACCGGTGACGGGCCGTACACCATCCCGACCATGTTCTACCCGATCATCCGCGAGTTCCCGATGGTCAATTTCATCATCGGCCACTTCGGTATCCAGACCGGCGGCAACTACTCGTTCGAGGCGTTCTGGATGGCGATGGACACCCCCAACGTGTACTGCGAATCGGGCTGGTGCTTCCAGTCGCGGATTGTCGAGTTCGCCAAGGAGTTGCCGCGCAACAAGATCGTCTTCGGCACCGACTCGCCGCCGAACGAACCGGGGATGTGGCTGCGTGAGCTGGAAGTCCTGTGTTCGCCGGCGCCGCAAGGCCTGGGGATCGATGAGGATCACCTGGAGGATTACCTGGGCAACAACATCGCCCGGCTCTGCGGCATCGAGCCGACACCGCCGCCCAAGGACCTGATCGAGGCGGATATTCGCCTGACCACGACCTACCTCTAA
- a CDS encoding amidohydrolase family protein, translating into MIIDISCYPTDLVDLAWRHDGDPFTGERLLEMMDGPYMVNGKPRRIDKCFIQPPQGNTIYTWTDGELSGRESIDAYMAYTLKMVQTYPDRFIGCFVYNPRCGVENGVEAIERYVTQHGFKMVQMQANMHAYRPDRALDWVRPCFEKCAELGIPVKLHTGDGPYSIPSEWVPMIKEFPNVNFIMAHFGVQTGGVYVFEPMQWAMELPNVYCESGWCLQSRIVEFAKVLPTHKILFGTDTPPNEPGMWLRLLEVLCHEPPQGMNLDEDTLEEYLGNNTARMIGLEPTPPPRTVCEAEAQLKRPVTSQLARS; encoded by the coding sequence ATGATCATCGATATCAGTTGCTATCCCACCGACCTGGTGGACCTCGCCTGGAGGCATGACGGTGACCCCTTCACCGGCGAGCGTCTGCTGGAGATGATGGATGGCCCCTATATGGTCAACGGCAAACCGCGGCGCATCGACAAGTGCTTCATCCAGCCACCCCAGGGCAACACCATCTACACCTGGACCGACGGTGAACTGTCGGGCCGCGAATCCATCGACGCCTACATGGCGTACACCCTGAAGATGGTCCAGACCTACCCCGACCGCTTCATTGGCTGCTTCGTCTACAACCCACGCTGCGGCGTCGAGAACGGCGTCGAGGCGATCGAGCGCTACGTCACCCAGCACGGCTTCAAGATGGTCCAGATGCAGGCCAACATGCACGCCTACCGCCCCGATCGCGCCCTCGACTGGGTGCGGCCGTGTTTCGAGAAATGCGCCGAGCTGGGCATCCCGGTCAAGCTGCACACCGGCGACGGGCCCTACAGCATCCCGTCGGAATGGGTGCCGATGATCAAGGAATTCCCCAACGTCAATTTCATCATGGCGCACTTCGGCGTGCAGACCGGCGGGGTCTACGTGTTCGAGCCGATGCAATGGGCCATGGAACTGCCCAACGTCTACTGCGAATCGGGCTGGTGCCTGCAGTCGCGGATCGTCGAGTTCGCCAAGGTCCTGCCGACCCACAAGATCCTGTTCGGCACCGACACCCCGCCGAACGAGCCGGGCATGTGGTTGCGCCTGCTGGAAGTGCTGTGCCACGAGCCGCCGCAGGGCATGAACCTCGACGAGGACACCCTCGAAGAGTACCTGGGCAACAACACCGCGCGGATGATCGGCCTCGAACCCACCCCGCCACCGCGCACCGTTTGCGAAGCAGAGGCGCAGCTCAAGCGCCCCGTCACCAGCCAATTGGCCAGGAGCTGA
- a CDS encoding IS256 family transposase, producing the protein MPTKKKSERQPVRELPKLPKELLDQLPQTLMTAEAIEEASAAFKKALIERALNAELGHHLGYPSGAQRPEDETNQRNGKSGKTVLTGDGPIRLDIPRDRNGSFSPILIPKHERRYTGFDDKIIAMYARGMTVREIRAFLSEQYSTDVSPDFISSVTDEVMEEIGAWQQRPLEPMYPVIFFDALRVKIREEGLVRNKAIYLALGVLPDGTRDILGIWIENTEGAKFWMKVFNDLKTRGVEDVLIAVTDGLKGMPEALSAVFPETTLQTCIVHLIRNSLDYAAWDKRRALAKALKPIYQAINAEAAEQALDEFENGPWGKQYPTVVAAWRRAWDRVIPFFVFPPAIRKVIYTTNAIESINAQLRKIIKTRGHFPNDDAATKLIWLGLRNITANWGSAAHDWKSAMNQFAILYGDRFIRPTW; encoded by the coding sequence ATGCCAACCAAAAAGAAATCTGAGCGCCAACCGGTGCGGGAGCTGCCGAAGCTTCCAAAGGAACTGCTGGATCAACTCCCTCAAACACTGATGACCGCTGAGGCGATCGAAGAGGCTTCTGCGGCCTTCAAGAAAGCGCTGATTGAACGCGCCCTAAATGCCGAGCTTGGCCACCATTTGGGTTATCCATCGGGCGCGCAGCGCCCGGAGGACGAAACCAACCAGCGCAACGGCAAGAGCGGCAAGACGGTGCTCACCGGCGATGGCCCGATACGCCTGGATATTCCGCGCGACCGCAACGGCAGTTTCTCGCCGATTCTGATCCCCAAGCATGAGCGCCGTTATACCGGTTTCGATGACAAGATCATCGCCATGTACGCCCGTGGAATGACGGTCAGAGAGATTCGTGCGTTTCTTTCTGAGCAGTACAGCACGGACGTCTCGCCCGATTTCATCAGCTCTGTGACCGACGAGGTCATGGAAGAGATTGGCGCGTGGCAACAGCGCCCGCTGGAGCCGATGTACCCGGTCATTTTCTTTGATGCGCTACGGGTGAAGATCCGCGAAGAAGGCTTGGTACGCAACAAGGCCATTTACCTGGCGTTGGGTGTTTTACCCGACGGGACGCGCGATATCCTGGGCATCTGGATCGAGAACACCGAGGGTGCGAAGTTCTGGATGAAGGTGTTCAACGACCTCAAAACGCGAGGCGTCGAGGACGTGCTGATTGCCGTGACCGATGGCCTCAAGGGCATGCCAGAGGCCCTCAGCGCAGTGTTTCCAGAAACAACACTGCAGACATGCATTGTGCATCTGATTCGCAACAGCCTGGACTACGCGGCTTGGGACAAGCGTCGAGCACTGGCCAAGGCGCTGAAGCCGATTTATCAGGCCATCAACGCAGAAGCGGCTGAGCAGGCCTTGGATGAGTTTGAAAACGGGCCTTGGGGCAAACAGTATCCAACGGTCGTGGCCGCCTGGAGACGCGCTTGGGATCGAGTGATTCCATTCTTTGTTTTCCCGCCCGCCATCCGGAAGGTGATCTATACCACCAACGCGATTGAGAGCATCAATGCTCAGCTACGTAAGATCATAAAGACCCGTGGCCACTTCCCGAACGACGATGCAGCGACCAAACTGATCTGGTTGGGGCTACGAAACATCACGGCAAACTGGGGCTCAGCGGCCCATGACTGGAAAAGTGCGATGAATCAATTTGCGATTCTGTACGGAGATCGGTTCATCAGGCCGACCTGGTGA
- a CDS encoding UbiD family decarboxylase: MTLFTLGDTQDFHVFIDAYRQQFPDDVLTINQPLSADQDVTALVDALAGQGHEPLLICEQVGALGVPVATNLFASRTRIARLFGVTAAQLHETFQTRANNPIPPRYVETGPVLDEIYEGEAVDLALLPMLKHFDSDRGPYITNAVIIAQDPVTGIANMSYHRSMKHARQALATSLHSRGHLWRMLQAARERGEELPVAMVIGAHPLFMLAAAARLPFGSDERAVAGGLFGAPLELVKTPRYGIGVPAFAEFVLEGAIDPTAYAEEGPFGEFSGYSSDRSTNNVLRVDTLLRRKDAWLVDVVGGRYAEHLTLARLPREAEMSEKLKARFPAVTAVHYPNSGTHFHCYVALDQSRDGEARQIMLALLGWDPYLKSVIAVDSDIDISDDSQVLWALATHFQPHQDLFVIDGLPGSPLDPSSSVNGTTSRMGLDATRGSSFDGIRAQLSEEVQARARDLLAGLRS; encoded by the coding sequence ATGACCCTCTTCACCCTTGGCGACACCCAGGATTTCCACGTTTTCATCGATGCCTATCGCCAGCAATTCCCCGACGATGTGCTGACCATCAACCAGCCACTGTCGGCCGACCAGGACGTCACTGCGCTGGTCGATGCCCTCGCCGGCCAGGGCCACGAGCCGCTGTTGATCTGCGAGCAGGTCGGCGCACTGGGCGTGCCGGTGGCGACCAACCTGTTCGCCTCGCGCACTCGCATTGCCCGTCTGTTCGGCGTCACTGCGGCGCAGCTCCACGAAACCTTCCAGACTCGCGCCAACAACCCAATCCCGCCACGCTACGTCGAGACCGGCCCGGTGCTCGACGAAATATATGAAGGCGAAGCCGTGGACCTTGCGCTGCTGCCAATGCTCAAGCATTTCGACAGTGACCGCGGGCCCTACATCACCAATGCGGTGATCATCGCCCAGGACCCGGTGACCGGCATCGCCAACATGAGCTATCACCGCTCGATGAAGCATGCGCGCCAGGCCCTGGCCACCAGCCTGCACTCACGCGGCCACCTGTGGCGCATGCTCCAGGCTGCCCGTGAGCGCGGTGAAGAACTGCCGGTGGCGATGGTCATCGGCGCCCATCCGCTGTTCATGCTCGCCGCCGCCGCGCGCCTGCCGTTTGGCAGCGACGAACGCGCCGTGGCCGGTGGTCTGTTCGGCGCGCCGCTGGAACTGGTCAAGACCCCGCGTTATGGCATCGGCGTGCCGGCCTTTGCCGAGTTCGTCCTCGAGGGCGCCATCGACCCCACGGCCTACGCTGAAGAGGGGCCGTTCGGCGAGTTCAGCGGCTACTCCTCCGACCGCTCGACCAACAATGTGTTGCGGGTCGACACCCTGCTGCGGCGCAAGGACGCCTGGCTGGTGGACGTGGTCGGCGGGCGCTACGCCGAGCACCTGACCTTGGCCCGCCTGCCCCGTGAAGCGGAGATGAGCGAGAAGCTCAAGGCGCGCTTCCCGGCAGTGACCGCCGTGCACTACCCCAACTCCGGCACCCACTTTCATTGCTACGTCGCCCTCGACCAGAGCCGCGACGGCGAAGCCCGGCAAATCATGCTGGCATTGCTGGGTTGGGATCCCTACCTGAAAAGCGTGATCGCGGTGGACAGCGACATCGACATCAGCGACGACAGCCAGGTGCTGTGGGCGCTGGCCACGCACTTCCAGCCGCATCAGGACCTGTTCGTCATCGACGGCCTGCCCGGCAGTCCGCTCGACCCTTCGTCCTCGGTCAATGGCACCACCTCGCGCATGGGCCTGGATGCCACCCGCGGTTCGAGCTTCGATGGCATTCGCGCGCAATTGAGTGAAGAGGTGCAAGCCAGGGCCCGGGATCTGCTCGCAGGGCTACGGTCATGA